One window of the Nitrospirota bacterium genome contains the following:
- a CDS encoding TlyA family RNA methyltransferase — MSKSKIRLDTLLVDRGLVSTRQQAISTILSGNVYLEGQQADKAGRLVSEDAEISIKAQMPYVSRGGLKLEEALRTFKISVSEKVAIDIGASTGGFTDCLLQHGAIKVYAIDVGYGQLHYKLRNDPRVRNLEKTHILKLDWALITDHIDIATIDLSFISVTYVLPVVREHLPADCLIVVLVKPQFEVGKGEVGKGGIVRDMDKVQLAVKKVQDFAEGIGFEVRGLIPSPILGQKGNVEYLLYLGRQITP, encoded by the coding sequence TTGAGCAAGAGCAAAATACGGTTGGACACGCTTCTTGTAGACAGGGGGCTCGTTTCCACCAGACAACAGGCAATCAGCACTATACTATCAGGAAATGTATATTTAGAAGGTCAGCAGGCAGATAAGGCAGGAAGGTTAGTTTCAGAAGATGCAGAAATAAGTATCAAGGCGCAGATGCCGTATGTAAGCAGGGGCGGTCTTAAATTAGAGGAGGCCTTACGAACTTTTAAAATAAGTGTTAGTGAAAAAGTTGCAATAGATATTGGGGCATCAACAGGCGGTTTTACAGACTGCCTTCTGCAACACGGTGCGATAAAGGTTTATGCAATTGATGTAGGATATGGACAACTGCACTATAAGCTCAGGAATGACCCACGGGTAAGAAACCTTGAAAAGACACATATTCTAAAACTTGATTGGGCACTCATAACTGACCATATTGACATAGCAACTATAGATTTATCATTTATTTCTGTTACTTATGTATTACCTGTTGTAAGAGAACATCTGCCGGCAGATTGTTTGATTGTGGTACTTGTTAAGCCGCAATTTGAGGTTGGAAAAGGCGAGGTTGGAAAGGGCGGCATAGTCAGGGACATGGATAAAGTGCAACTGGCCGTTAAGAAAGTTCAGGATTTTGCAGAAGGAATAGGATTCGAGGTCAGGGGGCTGATACCATCTCCTATTTTAGGGCAGAAGGGGAATGTTGAGTACCTTTTGTATCTTGGTAGACAAATTACACCATAA
- a CDS encoding UDP-glucose/GDP-mannose dehydrogenase family protein gives MNISVVGSGYVGLVTGACFAEFGVIVTCVDMDQNKVDLLNKGIAPFFEPGLEELMRKNMNEGRLRFSNNTAEAVRNSEVIFIAVGTPSRKDGSADLSYVDSVARTIGENLNTYKVVVTKSTVPIGTGERIRKIIQDMGGNDQFDIVSNPEFLREGSAIGDFMRPDRVVIGAAGDRAISVMKDLYRPLYLLDTPFIITDIETSEMIKYASNVFLATKISYINEIANLCEKVGANVQIVAKAMGLDGRIGSKFLHPGPGYGGSCFPKDARALLQIAESHGYDFKIVRDVIQVNNSQRDRMIEKIDHALRGIQGKTLGILGISFKPNTNDIRESPSVDIIQGLISRGAEIKVFDPAAMADAREVLGGTVTYCNDAYDTASNTDAVVLVTEWNQFRNLELEKLKGLMKHPIFIDVRNVYDPERMRKNGFDYYSVGRS, from the coding sequence ATGAACATTTCTGTTGTTGGTTCAGGTTATGTTGGACTTGTTACAGGTGCGTGTTTTGCTGAGTTTGGTGTTATTGTTACTTGTGTAGATATGGACCAGAATAAGGTTGATCTGCTTAACAAGGGTATTGCCCCTTTCTTTGAACCCGGGTTAGAAGAGCTAATGCGAAAGAATATGAATGAAGGGAGGCTCAGGTTTTCTAATAACACGGCTGAAGCAGTAAGGAATTCTGAGGTCATATTTATTGCAGTCGGCACACCCTCCCGCAAAGACGGTTCAGCCGATCTGTCTTACGTAGATTCTGTTGCGAGAACTATCGGAGAGAATCTCAATACCTACAAGGTAGTGGTTACAAAAAGCACTGTACCTATCGGTACCGGCGAAAGGATACGGAAGATTATTCAGGATATGGGCGGCAATGACCAATTTGATATTGTATCTAATCCTGAATTCCTGAGAGAGGGTTCTGCAATCGGAGATTTTATGAGACCGGACAGGGTAGTAATCGGAGCGGCAGGTGATCGTGCAATTTCAGTCATGAAGGATTTATATCGCCCCCTCTATCTGCTTGATACACCGTTTATAATAACTGACATTGAGACATCCGAGATGATTAAGTATGCATCAAATGTGTTCCTTGCAACCAAGATATCTTACATCAATGAAATCGCCAACCTTTGTGAAAAGGTCGGGGCTAATGTACAGATAGTGGCTAAGGCTATGGGGCTGGATGGAAGGATAGGTTCAAAGTTCCTGCATCCTGGACCTGGTTATGGAGGTTCGTGCTTTCCTAAAGATGCAAGGGCATTACTCCAGATTGCCGAGAGCCACGGATATGATTTCAAAATAGTAAGGGATGTAATTCAGGTTAATAATTCTCAAAGGGATCGCATGATAGAGAAGATAGACCATGCTTTGAGAGGTATTCAAGGAAAGACCCTCGGCATATTGGGTATTTCTTTCAAACCCAACACAAATGATATAAGAGAGTCTCCGTCAGTAGACATAATACAGGGGCTAATCAGCAGAGGTGCTGAAATAAAGGTCTTTGACCCTGCGGCTATGGCAGATGCGAGAGAGGTGCTCGGAGGGACAGTTACATACTGTAATGATGCCTATGATACTGCAAGCAATACAGATGCCGTTGTCCTTGTCACCGAGTGGAACCAATTCAGAAATCTTGAACTGGAAAAACTAAAGGGCCTGATGAAGCATCCGATCTTTATAGACGTTAGAAATGTATATGACCCTGAAAGGATGAGGAAAAACGGGTTTGACTACTACTCCGTAGGGAGGAGCTGA